In one Spirosoma rigui genomic region, the following are encoded:
- a CDS encoding MlaE family ABC transporter permease, with amino-acid sequence MSRIGRYFIFLGSLFRNREKMGVYLKLIMDECNSIGVGSVFIVALVASFIGAVTCVQTAYNLSNPFVPRNIIALIVRDSTILELAPTITCIVLAGKVGSNIAGELGTMRITEQIDALEVMGINSSSYLILPKVIASILMFPLLVILAGFLSILGGYIAGVLAGVISPEDYVSGLRYDYKPFGVAFALIKTTAFAFLTSTISAFQGYNVSGGALEVGSASTSAVTNSCIAIVAADFILTQLLLT; translated from the coding sequence ATGTCACGGATAGGCCGGTACTTTATTTTTTTGGGGTCTCTTTTTCGCAACCGCGAAAAAATGGGTGTTTACCTGAAACTGATTATGGATGAGTGCAACTCCATTGGGGTTGGGTCGGTATTCATCGTTGCCCTCGTAGCATCGTTTATTGGAGCCGTTACCTGCGTCCAGACGGCCTATAACCTATCCAATCCGTTTGTTCCCAGAAACATTATTGCACTCATCGTTCGGGACAGTACCATTCTCGAACTGGCCCCTACCATCACCTGCATCGTACTGGCCGGTAAAGTAGGTTCGAACATTGCCGGCGAACTGGGTACCATGCGGATTACGGAGCAGATCGACGCGCTGGAAGTGATGGGCATCAACTCCAGTTCGTACCTGATTTTACCGAAAGTAATTGCCTCCATCCTGATGTTCCCGCTATTGGTTATTCTGGCGGGCTTCCTGTCTATTCTGGGTGGCTACATTGCCGGTGTGCTGGCCGGTGTTATCTCACCCGAGGACTACGTTTCGGGGCTTCGGTACGATTACAAACCGTTCGGCGTAGCGTTCGCCCTCATCAAGACAACTGCCTTTGCCTTTTTAACATCAACCATTTCCGCTTTTCAAGGCTATAACGTTTCGGGGGGGGCGCTCGAAGTAGGCAGCGCATCAACGTCGGCAGTCACCAACAGTTGTATTGCCATTGTAGCCGCTGACTTTATCCTCACGCAACTGCTGTTAACCTAG
- a CDS encoding ABC transporter ATP-binding protein, which produces MIDIKHVAKTFGDRQVLAGIDGTFKPGETSLIIGGSGTGKSVLLKCMIGLIKPDEGQVLYDGRDFLTVDEDDQKTIRREMGVLFQGSALFDSKTVLENVRFPLDMLTDQSKADKKDRAMECLQRVGLQEAADRMPSEISGGMKKRVGIARAIVLNPKYLFCDEPNSGLDPLTSIKIDQLIKEITDEFKITTVVITHDMNSMMEIGDKIMFLYQGNKLWEGNSATLTQSSVSELNEFIFASKLIRDMQH; this is translated from the coding sequence ATGATCGACATTAAGCACGTAGCAAAAACGTTTGGCGACCGGCAGGTACTGGCAGGTATTGACGGCACATTTAAGCCAGGCGAAACCAGTCTTATTATTGGCGGTAGCGGTACGGGGAAAAGCGTACTGTTGAAGTGTATGATCGGACTGATCAAGCCCGACGAAGGGCAGGTCCTCTACGACGGACGGGACTTTCTGACGGTTGATGAAGACGATCAGAAGACCATCCGGCGCGAAATGGGCGTACTCTTTCAGGGATCAGCCCTGTTCGATTCTAAAACGGTGCTGGAAAACGTCCGCTTTCCGCTCGATATGCTCACCGATCAGTCCAAAGCCGACAAAAAAGACCGGGCTATGGAGTGTTTACAGCGCGTTGGCTTACAGGAAGCCGCCGACCGGATGCCCTCGGAGATTAGTGGCGGGATGAAAAAACGGGTTGGTATTGCCCGGGCCATCGTGCTAAACCCCAAGTATCTCTTCTGCGACGAACCTAACTCCGGGCTTGATCCACTGACGTCGATCAAGATCGATCAGCTCATCAAGGAAATTACCGACGAGTTTAAAATCACGACTGTCGTTATTACCCACGATATGAACTCGATGATGGAAATTGGCGACAAGATTATGTTTCTTTATCAGGGCAATAAACTGTGGGAGGGCAACAGTGCTACCCTCACCCAGTCTAGCGTTAGCGAGCTGAACGAGTTTATTTTCGCCAGCAAGCTTATTCGTGATATGCAGCATTAA
- a CDS encoding TonB-dependent receptor — MKKKTTYYASLLLLLCLSVCQVQAQLVISGTVRETDDQATASQLLPGAAITIEGTYIGTFTDASGNFRLTNLKPGPVSVRVSLLGYEPQTQMLNLTQDVTLPIVLKKTAIAVDEVVVSATRANQKSAIAYTDVSRRDLDKLNMGQDIPQLLNFTPSIVTTSDAGTGVGYTGIRIRGSDATRVNVTLNGIPYNDAESQGTFFVDMPDFASSVSSIQIQRGVGTSTNGAGAFGASVNIQTNKLEAKPYAETNLSAGSFGTRKVNVLAGTGLLNNHFVLDARLSKINSDGYVDRAFSDLKSFYLSGGYYSDKSFIRFNVFSGQERTYQSWGGVPENLLKTNRTFNPYTYENEIDNYQQDNYQLIGSHELSRNWRLNTSFFYTKGKGYYEQYRPNDKYSNYGLPNVTIGDSIIQRTDIIRRRWLANDYYGTVFSLDYNSFGKLTANIGGGWNQYQGGHYGEIIWARVAGNTNIRDRYYNDDAVKTDFNLYAKAFYQFSPKLNAFADMQVRTVGYSFLGFNSQLQNVQQSASLTFFNPKAGVTYTLNDRSTVYASVGVGHREPNRDDYTQSTPQSRPKAEQLIDYEAGYKIQSSGLAFTANLYYMDYKNQLALSGKLNDVGAANRINIPVSYRAGIELEAGVRLAKNLRWNVNATFSQNKVKNFTEYLDNFDDGSQQSFQYRETDISFSPNVIAGSQLLFTPAKGLELGLLSKHVGKQYLDNTSNEGRKLNAYTTNDIRIIYSIKPKFAQEIAFTLLFNNVLNELYESNGYTFAYIAEGKVTAENAYYPQAGRNFLAGIRVRF; from the coding sequence ATGAAAAAAAAGACGACCTACTACGCATCATTACTACTCCTGCTATGCCTGTCTGTTTGCCAGGTCCAGGCGCAACTGGTTATCTCCGGTACCGTCCGTGAAACCGATGACCAGGCTACGGCCAGCCAGTTGCTGCCTGGCGCTGCCATCACTATTGAAGGAACATACATCGGTACGTTTACCGATGCCAGCGGAAATTTTCGCCTGACCAATCTTAAACCCGGACCCGTATCGGTGCGGGTGTCGCTGCTGGGTTACGAGCCACAAACCCAGATGCTCAACCTGACGCAGGATGTTACGCTGCCGATTGTGCTGAAAAAAACGGCTATTGCCGTCGATGAGGTTGTGGTGAGCGCCACCCGGGCCAATCAGAAATCGGCTATCGCCTATACCGACGTATCGCGCCGGGACCTGGACAAGCTTAACATGGGGCAGGATATTCCGCAATTGCTCAACTTCACCCCATCCATTGTAACGACCTCCGACGCGGGTACGGGGGTGGGCTACACGGGCATCCGGATCCGGGGTTCTGACGCGACCCGTGTCAACGTAACGCTCAATGGTATTCCGTATAATGACGCCGAGTCGCAGGGCACCTTTTTTGTGGATATGCCTGATTTTGCCTCGTCGGTGAGCAGTATCCAGATTCAACGGGGAGTCGGTACGTCGACCAACGGTGCGGGTGCTTTTGGCGCATCGGTCAATATCCAGACCAACAAGCTGGAGGCTAAACCGTATGCCGAAACGAACCTATCGGCGGGATCATTTGGCACGCGAAAAGTGAACGTACTGGCCGGAACGGGCCTGCTCAATAACCATTTTGTGCTGGATGCCCGGCTCTCAAAAATCAATTCTGATGGCTACGTCGACCGGGCCTTTTCGGACCTGAAGTCGTTCTATCTGTCGGGTGGTTACTATTCGGATAAGAGCTTTATCCGGTTCAACGTGTTTTCGGGTCAGGAGCGGACGTATCAGTCGTGGGGCGGTGTGCCGGAGAATTTACTAAAAACGAACCGGACGTTTAACCCTTATACGTACGAAAACGAAATTGATAACTATCAGCAGGATAATTACCAGTTGATCGGCTCACACGAACTGAGTCGAAACTGGCGGCTCAATACGTCATTTTTCTACACCAAAGGAAAAGGGTATTACGAGCAGTACCGCCCCAACGACAAGTACAGCAATTACGGGTTGCCCAACGTTACCATCGGCGATTCGATTATCCAGCGCACGGATATCATTCGGCGCCGGTGGTTGGCCAATGATTACTACGGCACTGTTTTCTCACTTGATTACAACAGTTTCGGGAAGCTGACGGCCAACATTGGCGGGGGCTGGAACCAGTATCAGGGTGGGCACTACGGCGAAATAATCTGGGCGCGGGTGGCGGGCAACACCAATATCCGCGATCGGTATTATAATGATGATGCTGTTAAAACCGATTTCAACCTGTATGCGAAAGCATTCTACCAGTTTAGTCCGAAGCTCAATGCTTTTGCCGATATGCAGGTGCGCACGGTTGGGTACTCGTTTCTGGGCTTCAACAGCCAGTTGCAAAACGTGCAGCAATCGGCCAGCCTGACCTTCTTCAATCCCAAAGCCGGAGTAACCTATACCCTGAACGACCGTAGTACGGTATATGCCTCTGTGGGCGTTGGGCACCGGGAACCCAACCGTGATGATTATACCCAGTCGACTCCGCAAAGCCGTCCCAAGGCCGAGCAGCTAATCGACTACGAAGCGGGCTACAAGATCCAGTCGTCAGGGCTGGCTTTTACGGCCAACCTGTATTACATGGATTATAAAAATCAACTGGCGCTGTCTGGTAAGCTGAACGACGTGGGAGCTGCTAACCGGATCAATATTCCCGTTAGTTACCGGGCTGGTATAGAGCTGGAAGCGGGTGTGCGGCTGGCCAAAAATCTTCGCTGGAATGTCAATGCAACCTTCAGCCAGAATAAGGTCAAGAATTTCACGGAGTACCTGGATAACTTCGACGATGGCAGCCAGCAGAGCTTTCAATACCGGGAAACGGACATTTCCTTTTCGCCGAACGTGATTGCCGGATCTCAACTACTGTTTACGCCCGCAAAAGGGCTGGAGTTGGGCCTGCTATCGAAGCACGTAGGCAAACAGTACCTGGATAATACCTCCAACGAGGGTCGCAAGCTGAATGCTTACACAACCAACGATATTCGGATCATCTATTCGATTAAGCCGAAATTTGCGCAGGAGATTGCGTTCACGCTGCTGTTCAACAACGTCCTGAACGAGTTGTATGAATCGAATGGCTACACGTTTGCCTACATTGCCGAAGGCAAGGTCACGGCCGAGAATGCCTACTACCCACAGGCCGGCCGAAATTTTCTGGCGGGCATACGGGTCAGGTTTTAG
- a CDS encoding DUF4926 domain-containing protein: MSEFDLVVLQDDTANGRLKVGDVGTILTVYNDGKAFEVEFVTLTGESVAVETLLPHQIRMVRSSEVMAVRDMMVKEETNS, translated from the coding sequence ATGAGCGAGTTTGATTTAGTTGTATTGCAGGATGATACTGCTAACGGACGCCTGAAAGTGGGCGATGTAGGCACAATTTTGACCGTATATAACGACGGAAAAGCGTTCGAGGTTGAGTTCGTTACGCTTACCGGCGAATCAGTTGCGGTGGAAACACTGTTACCGCATCAGATTCGGATGGTACGATCGTCGGAAGTGATGGCGGTTCGGGACATGATGGTAAAAGAAGAAACCAATTCGTAA
- a CDS encoding tetratricopeptide repeat protein, with product MSKKNTGLDFLEDPDALENKLEDVGDFFQQNRNIVLGLVGGLVVLIVGFFGYRAYVGSQDETAQVELFPSVYKLEADSLKQALNGDGKTPGLLAVADNYGSTPGGNLAEFYAGVGLLKQGKYDEAIDHLKDFSSSDLLVQARAYALIGDAYMEKKSYDEAADYYQKAADYKSNKFFTPGYLMKLAVAYEQAKQNDKAISTYNDIIEKYAQSAEAVSARKYKSVLEATVGES from the coding sequence ATGAGCAAAAAGAACACCGGCTTGGATTTTTTAGAAGACCCGGACGCATTAGAAAATAAGTTAGAAGATGTTGGTGATTTCTTTCAGCAGAATCGGAACATCGTGCTGGGTTTAGTTGGCGGTCTTGTTGTGCTGATCGTTGGTTTCTTTGGCTACCGCGCCTACGTTGGCAGCCAGGACGAAACGGCACAGGTTGAATTGTTTCCTTCGGTTTACAAACTCGAAGCCGATTCGCTGAAGCAAGCCCTCAATGGTGATGGCAAAACGCCCGGTTTGCTGGCCGTTGCCGATAATTACGGGTCTACGCCCGGTGGTAATCTGGCCGAGTTTTACGCTGGCGTCGGATTATTGAAACAGGGTAAGTATGATGAAGCCATTGACCACCTGAAAGATTTCAGCTCGTCGGATCTGCTGGTGCAGGCACGTGCCTATGCCCTGATCGGCGATGCGTATATGGAAAAGAAGAGCTACGACGAAGCCGCTGACTATTACCAGAAGGCTGCCGACTATAAATCGAATAAGTTCTTCACCCCCGGCTACCTCATGAAACTGGCCGTTGCTTACGAGCAGGCCAAGCAGAATGACAAAGCCATCAGTACTTACAACGATATCATCGAAAAATACGCTCAGTCTGCCGAAGCCGTAAGTGCCAGGAAGTATAAATCCGTGCTTGAAGCGACGGTCGGCGAGTCATAA
- the ribH gene encoding 6,7-dimethyl-8-ribityllumazine synthase, whose translation MSSAHKNLSVFSTSELPDISHRRFVILVSEWNTDVTEALFEGAYNVLVEHGAKTENIIRGNVPGSYELSLGALWFAQRDDIDAVIALGCVIQGETKHNDYINHAVAQGLTNVSLKTGKPVIFGVLTPNDQQQALDRAGGKHGNKGDEAAITAIKMLGLQKQVYSKL comes from the coding sequence ATGTCTTCAGCCCACAAAAACCTAAGCGTCTTTTCCACGAGCGAACTGCCCGATATCAGCCACCGCCGGTTCGTTATCCTGGTTTCGGAGTGGAACACCGATGTTACCGAAGCGCTGTTTGAAGGCGCCTACAACGTCCTGGTCGAGCACGGGGCCAAAACCGAAAACATCATCCGGGGTAACGTACCAGGCAGTTACGAATTAAGTCTGGGAGCGCTGTGGTTTGCACAACGCGATGATATCGACGCTGTTATTGCTCTTGGCTGCGTCATTCAGGGCGAAACCAAGCACAACGATTACATTAACCATGCCGTAGCACAGGGCCTGACCAACGTCAGTCTGAAAACCGGTAAACCAGTTATTTTCGGTGTGCTCACGCCCAATGACCAGCAGCAGGCGCTCGACCGGGCGGGTGGCAAACACGGTAACAAAGGCGATGAGGCCGCTATTACGGCTATCAAGATGCTGGGTCTGCAAAAGCAAGTGTACAGTAAATTATAA
- a CDS encoding aspartate kinase: MHVWKFGGTSVGKPERMQSIRTLITSDDTRKVVVLSALSGTTNGLLAIGESLKANNDADANEKIDALKAHYDAFIGELYKTDAGRAAGQQAVDSEFSFIRSLTSIKPFTLKQEKELVAEGELLSTQLFQAYLTEEGVTSTLLPALEFMRIDADNEPEIQYTEQRLAEMLPQHADKQIIVTQGFICRNPRGEVDNLKRGGSDYTASLIGGAIRAEEIQIWTDIDGMHNNDPRIVKNTFPVRELTFDEAAELAYFGAKILHPSTITPARMFGVPVRLKNTMDPAAPGTLIAERTDTPSASDQVFKAVAAKDGITALYIHSSRMLNAYGFLRRIFEIFEKYKTPVDMLATSEVSVSVTIDNTERIDEIMAELSTFCSLEEPDYDQTIICIVGNFSADNEGVAVRVFNAMKNIPIRMISYGGTESNLSMLVHGTYKAQALNALNEGLFSA, encoded by the coding sequence ATGCACGTCTGGAAATTTGGCGGTACGTCGGTTGGAAAGCCTGAGCGTATGCAGTCCATCCGCACCCTCATTACGAGTGACGATACTCGTAAAGTTGTCGTTTTGTCGGCCCTCTCGGGCACGACCAATGGTTTGTTAGCCATCGGCGAATCGCTGAAGGCCAACAACGATGCCGATGCCAACGAAAAGATAGATGCCCTGAAAGCACACTATGATGCGTTCATTGGCGAATTATACAAAACGGATGCAGGCCGGGCGGCTGGCCAGCAGGCGGTGGACAGTGAATTTTCGTTCATCCGGTCGTTAACGAGTATCAAGCCCTTTACGCTCAAACAAGAGAAGGAACTGGTGGCCGAAGGTGAACTGCTGAGTACCCAGCTTTTCCAGGCATACCTCACCGAAGAAGGAGTTACGTCAACGCTCTTGCCCGCGCTGGAATTTATGCGGATCGACGCCGACAACGAGCCGGAGATCCAGTATACCGAGCAGCGGCTGGCCGAGATGCTGCCCCAGCACGCCGATAAGCAGATTATTGTTACGCAGGGTTTCATCTGCCGCAATCCCCGGGGCGAAGTCGACAACCTGAAGCGGGGCGGCTCTGATTATACAGCCTCGCTGATTGGTGGAGCCATTCGGGCGGAAGAAATTCAGATCTGGACCGACATCGACGGTATGCACAATAACGACCCGCGTATTGTGAAAAATACCTTCCCGGTTCGGGAGCTGACGTTCGACGAGGCTGCGGAACTGGCATATTTTGGGGCTAAGATCCTGCACCCGTCGACCATCACGCCCGCCCGCATGTTCGGGGTACCCGTCCGATTGAAGAACACCATGGACCCGGCGGCTCCGGGTACGCTCATTGCCGAACGTACAGATACGCCATCGGCCAGTGATCAGGTATTTAAAGCCGTAGCAGCAAAAGACGGCATTACCGCGCTCTATATTCATTCGAGCCGCATGCTGAACGCATATGGATTCCTGCGCCGTATTTTCGAAATATTCGAGAAGTACAAAACGCCAGTCGATATGCTTGCTACCTCGGAAGTGTCGGTATCGGTAACGATCGACAACACCGAACGTATCGACGAAATCATGGCTGAGCTGAGCACGTTCTGTAGCTTGGAAGAGCCCGATTACGACCAGACGATTATCTGCATCGTGGGTAATTTCAGCGCCGATAATGAAGGTGTAGCGGTCCGGGTGTTCAACGCTATGAAGAATATTCCGATTCGGATGATTTCCTACGGCGGCACCGAGAGTAACCTGTCGATGCTGGTTCACGGAACCTACAAAGCACAGGCGCTCAATGCGCTTAACGAAGGATTATTTTCAGCGTAG
- the serS gene encoding serine--tRNA ligase: protein MLQLSFIRDNKEATLAGLHKKHFANAETVVDQLIDLDQQRRDTQNELDNVLAQSNVKAGQIGALMKAGDKAAADAAKVETAALKARSKELGDSLRQLEADLQAVLVTLPNLPHSSVPEGRTADDNEVIFEHGTIPTLHDNAQPHWELIEKYDIIDFKLGVKISGAGFPVYKGKGARIQRAMINFFLDEALKAGYAEVQPPILINEESGFGTGQLPDKEGQMYFATDDKLYLIPTAEVPITNMYRDVILPEAQLPTKNVGYTPCFRREAGSWGAHVRGLNRLHQFDKVEIVRVERPENSYAALEEMSQYVQSLLQKLELPYRVLRLCGGDMGFTSALTYDMEVWSAAQGRWLEVSSVSNFETYQANRLKLRSKLDGKMQLLHTLNGSALALPRILASILENNQTPEGIRIPAVLVPYCGFDTIA, encoded by the coding sequence ATGCTTCAACTTTCTTTCATCCGCGACAATAAAGAAGCAACGCTGGCCGGACTGCATAAAAAACACTTCGCCAATGCCGAAACAGTCGTGGACCAACTCATCGACCTCGACCAGCAACGGCGTGACACCCAGAACGAACTCGACAACGTACTGGCCCAGTCTAACGTGAAAGCAGGGCAAATCGGCGCGCTGATGAAAGCAGGCGATAAAGCCGCTGCCGATGCCGCTAAAGTGGAAACAGCCGCTCTGAAAGCCCGCTCGAAAGAGCTGGGCGATAGCCTCCGCCAGCTCGAAGCTGATTTGCAGGCGGTTCTGGTGACACTTCCAAACCTGCCCCACAGCAGCGTTCCCGAAGGTCGTACGGCCGACGATAACGAAGTGATCTTTGAGCATGGCACCATTCCAACGCTCCACGACAACGCCCAACCGCATTGGGAACTGATCGAGAAGTACGACATCATCGACTTTAAGCTCGGCGTCAAAATTTCGGGGGCGGGGTTCCCGGTCTATAAAGGCAAGGGAGCCCGGATTCAGCGGGCCATGATCAACTTCTTCCTCGACGAAGCCCTCAAAGCGGGTTATGCCGAGGTTCAGCCGCCGATCCTGATCAACGAGGAGTCAGGGTTTGGAACGGGGCAGTTGCCCGACAAGGAAGGTCAGATGTATTTCGCCACTGACGATAAGCTGTACCTGATTCCCACCGCCGAGGTACCCATCACGAACATGTACCGCGATGTGATCCTGCCCGAAGCACAGCTCCCCACCAAGAACGTTGGCTATACACCCTGTTTCCGGCGTGAAGCAGGTTCATGGGGCGCTCACGTCCGGGGTTTGAATCGCCTGCACCAGTTTGACAAAGTTGAAATTGTGCGGGTCGAAAGACCAGAGAACTCGTATGCCGCCCTGGAAGAAATGAGTCAGTACGTACAATCGCTGCTGCAAAAGCTGGAGCTTCCGTATCGGGTACTACGGCTCTGCGGGGGCGATATGGGCTTCACTTCGGCGCTGACCTACGACATGGAAGTGTGGTCGGCGGCTCAGGGGCGCTGGCTGGAGGTGAGCTCGGTATCGAATTTTGAAACCTACCAGGCAAACCGGCTCAAACTGCGCAGTAAGCTCGATGGCAAGATGCAGCTCCTGCATACCTTAAACGGGTCGGCGCTGGCGCTGCCCCGCATCCTGGCTTCTATTCTGGAAAACAACCAGACGCCCGAGGGAATTCGTATTCCAGCCGTACTGGTCCCCTACTGTGGCTTCGATACGATTGCCTGA